AGACTACAGGGGATCAAAGATAAACGCATACTCGACGAAGTCGCTTATAAATCATTACATGGTGCGGCGCTTTGGGATGAGGTGAAAGACCGACTTTACGATAACGCTTTTGGCCTTTCAGGGGGGCAGCAACAGCGTTTAGTTATCGCACGAGCGATTGCTATTGAGCCTGAAATATTATTATTGGATGAGCCTACCTCGGCTTTAGATCCTATTTCAACGTTAGTCGTTGAAGAGCTAATTACGGATTTAAAAAAGAAATATACGGTCGTTATTGTGACCCATAATATGCAACAAGCAGCGCGCGTTTCGGATAATACCGCTTTTATGTATATGGGAAAACTGATCGAATATCGAGACACCAATACGTTATTTACAACCCCCTCATGTAAACAAACAGAAGATTATATCACCGGTAAATATGGTTAATAAGGATAATATAATGGAGCCAAATAGTTTAGGTAAACATATATCAGGACAGTTTAATTTGGAACTTGATGATTGTCGTAATCAAGTGCTTAAAATGGGGGGGATTATTGAATTACAGCTTAAGCATG
The sequence above is a segment of the Psychromonas sp. CNPT3 genome. Coding sequences within it:
- the pstB gene encoding phosphate ABC transporter ATP-binding protein PstB; the protein is MINITSASSGYKKNKLDNLSEEDTALKIEQLNLFYADKQALFDINMSIPKKEVTAFIGPSGCGKSTLLRSINRMNDLVDSCRIEGRIKLNDKNIFDKDVDVATLRRNVGMVFQRPTPFPKSIYENVVYGLRLQGIKDKRILDEVAYKSLHGAALWDEVKDRLYDNAFGLSGGQQQRLVIARAIAIEPEILLLDEPTSALDPISTLVVEELITDLKKKYTVVIVTHNMQQAARVSDNTAFMYMGKLIEYRDTNTLFTTPSCKQTEDYITGKYG